A single genomic interval of Nostoc commune NIES-4072 harbors:
- a CDS encoding carbonic anhydrase, with protein sequence MSIKRIIEGLNEFHDNYFVTHRELFEQLSQAQNPEVLFITCSDSRIDPCLITQSQPGELFVIRNIGNIIPAYGMLNNSEGAGIEYAVQALDIKVIVICGHSNCGAMRGLLQIGSLAQQMPLVYDWLKHYGEATRRLVLDNYKDCPSDKLLKIAIEQNVLTQIENLETYPIIRSKIHSNQLTLHAWIYEIESGEVFAYDASVSKFKILQNRPFPVPNLLTRLPSE encoded by the coding sequence ATGTCTATTAAACGCATAATTGAAGGTCTAAATGAGTTTCATGACAACTACTTTGTTACACATCGAGAGTTGTTTGAACAACTCTCCCAAGCTCAAAACCCAGAAGTATTATTTATAACTTGCTCTGACTCGCGTATCGATCCGTGTTTAATTACTCAAAGTCAACCAGGAGAATTATTTGTTATCCGTAATATTGGTAATATAATTCCTGCTTATGGAATGCTGAATAACAGTGAAGGAGCAGGTATAGAATATGCTGTCCAAGCTTTAGATATTAAAGTTATTGTCATCTGTGGTCATTCCAATTGTGGAGCAATGAGAGGGCTATTACAAATAGGTAGTCTTGCTCAACAAATGCCTTTAGTTTATGACTGGTTAAAGCATTACGGTGAAGCTACTCGCCGCCTTGTCTTAGACAACTATAAGGATTGCCCCAGTGATAAACTGTTAAAAATTGCAATTGAGCAAAATGTATTAACTCAAATAGAAAACCTAGAAACATACCCAATAATTCGCTCTAAAATACATAGTAATCAGCTTACCCTTCATGCCTGGATTTATGAAATAGAAAGTGGTGAAGTCTTTGCTTATGATGCAAGCGTTAGTAAGTTTAAAATTTTACAAAATCGTCCCTTTCCTGTACCTAATCTCCTGACCCGATTACCATCAGAATGA
- a CDS encoding NYN domain-containing protein produces the protein MSDRFAKEPAIAINLARVIIKLSTIIQEFEQGNLASNLEIAIAGYETVLQVCTREASPKEWDVVQQALITAYQQRQLIVSRTIGELREQTIQTQTQINTLTEQLQEELQQAKLQVNDLKTTITQLKQEEGNSESKINLTSLIAEFKELKQRQSRVEQFTTINISPKTEQFNTAIFYDIENLTMGRNNPNLNFSLKEIQTNLENTTLVNKIAIQCAYADWSDSRLKPLKNEIQELGIEAIQIFDYSHKRNAADMQLAIDIMELAQSRPTLQVFVIVSGDGAFAALAKKLHEYGKTVIGCAYEVQINRIFKSVCDCFITIPAPQPKRKEIPINEVISESPLNDDILVVTNKVLQDLKNNFEQLSQLKEGGIILPKIHTILKDNIPNFEQEREKHGYRLLKNLLKKVIEGTDICLSSDNNKLILRETLTLGSNGSSNRTLNGSSPYLRSRVLTTNSVNLS, from the coding sequence GTGAGCGATCGCTTTGCTAAAGAACCTGCCATTGCTATTAATTTAGCTAGAGTCATTATCAAACTGAGTACCATTATTCAAGAGTTTGAACAAGGGAACCTTGCAAGTAATTTGGAAATTGCAATCGCAGGTTATGAAACAGTTTTGCAAGTGTGTACCCGTGAAGCTTCCCCAAAAGAATGGGATGTCGTCCAGCAAGCTTTGATAACAGCCTATCAGCAACGTCAGCTAATTGTCTCCAGAACCATTGGAGAACTTCGGGAGCAGACTATTCAAACCCAGACTCAAATCAATACATTAACTGAGCAATTACAAGAAGAATTGCAACAAGCAAAGCTGCAAGTTAATGACTTAAAAACAACAATTACACAGTTAAAACAGGAAGAAGGAAATTCTGAATCAAAAATAAATCTAACATCTTTAATAGCTGAGTTTAAAGAGTTAAAGCAACGTCAGAGTCGTGTAGAGCAGTTTACTACAATTAACATTTCGCCTAAAACTGAGCAGTTTAACACAGCTATTTTTTATGATATTGAAAACTTAACAATGGGTAGAAACAACCCTAACTTAAATTTTTCTCTAAAAGAAATTCAAACAAATTTGGAAAACACTACCCTAGTTAATAAAATAGCTATCCAATGCGCTTATGCTGACTGGAGTGATTCTCGATTAAAGCCACTCAAGAATGAGATTCAAGAACTTGGCATCGAAGCAATTCAAATTTTTGATTATAGTCACAAACGGAATGCAGCAGATATGCAACTAGCCATTGATATCATGGAATTAGCCCAAAGTCGTCCTACGCTGCAAGTTTTCGTTATTGTATCAGGTGATGGTGCATTTGCCGCTTTAGCTAAAAAGCTTCATGAATATGGAAAGACTGTAATTGGATGTGCTTATGAAGTACAAATTAATCGTATTTTCAAGTCTGTTTGTGATTGCTTTATAACTATACCTGCTCCCCAACCAAAAAGAAAGGAGATTCCAATTAATGAAGTAATTAGCGAGAGTCCATTAAATGATGATATTTTAGTAGTAACTAATAAAGTTTTGCAGGATTTAAAGAATAATTTTGAGCAATTAAGTCAGCTTAAAGAAGGTGGTATTATTCTGCCTAAAATTCACACAATCTTGAAAGATAATATCCCAAATTTTGAACAAGAAAGAGAAAAACATGGTTATAGGTTGTTGAAAAATTTGTTAAAGAAAGTCATTGAAGGAACAGATATTTGTCTATCGAGTGACAACAATAAATTAATTTTGAGAGAAACCTTAACTTTAGGCTCTAATGGCTCATCAAATAGAACTTTAAATGGTAGTAGCCCTTATTTAAGGTCTAGAGTGCTTACTACAAACTCCGTTAACCTATCATAA
- a CDS encoding DUF2996 domain-containing protein, whose translation MADPTNHNQAGEVAPSTVDQQAPSVAQEHAPSTDSPEATDLPTANTPDPKAANPEDNPNAAKPAAASPKREKPAAAAATGEKPAAAAKAAKKEKAPSVEDKPFVEFIEQDYLPALQKAIAQQGVKDLQVSFAKQKVPITGFESAEECWQITGSWKETGLRQFNLYFPEEDIQGKKGFSCNEGKKPSTLESFLIDERKITLDLLVYGLVQRLGGQKWLGIN comes from the coding sequence ATGGCAGACCCAACCAATCACAATCAAGCGGGAGAAGTAGCTCCCAGCACAGTTGACCAGCAAGCTCCCAGTGTGGCCCAAGAACACGCTCCTAGTACAGACTCACCCGAAGCAACAGACCTTCCTACTGCTAACACGCCAGATCCTAAAGCTGCAAACCCCGAAGATAACCCTAATGCTGCTAAACCAGCTGCTGCATCACCCAAGCGAGAAAAACCCGCCGCCGCCGCAGCAACCGGAGAGAAACCCGCAGCCGCAGCTAAAGCCGCCAAAAAGGAAAAAGCCCCATCTGTTGAAGATAAGCCATTTGTAGAGTTTATCGAGCAAGACTACTTGCCTGCTTTACAAAAAGCGATCGCTCAACAAGGCGTGAAAGATTTACAGGTGTCTTTTGCCAAGCAAAAAGTGCCAATCACTGGCTTTGAATCTGCCGAAGAATGCTGGCAAATTACCGGTAGTTGGAAAGAAACAGGTTTGCGTCAGTTTAATCTGTATTTCCCAGAAGAAGATATTCAAGGCAAAAAGGGATTTTCTTGTAATGAAGGCAAAAAACCTAGTACTCTTGAGTCATTCTTAATCGATGAGCGCAAAATTACCCTCGATTTGTTGGTATATGGCTTAGTTCAGCGCTTGGGTGGTCAAAAGTGGTTAGGTATAAATTAG
- a CDS encoding TM2 domain-containing protein: protein MNLENNQHKDRLLVSYILCAVGFIGVGGLHRFYNGKIGTGLLWLLTGGVFGIGQIVDLFFITDMVNNYEHKLRLKAGVSPFGVPLNQAVVASQVHHPTGNQLMVKLIEAAESKDGILTVTQGVKFTGASFAEVEATLNEMYKSGYVKIDNDPNTGAVIYHFHEL from the coding sequence ATGAATCTTGAAAACAATCAGCATAAAGACCGACTTCTTGTCTCTTACATCTTGTGTGCAGTCGGATTTATCGGGGTGGGAGGATTGCACCGTTTCTACAATGGCAAGATCGGGACTGGTTTGTTGTGGCTGTTGACTGGTGGTGTGTTTGGTATAGGGCAGATCGTGGATTTGTTCTTTATCACCGATATGGTTAACAACTACGAACACAAGTTAAGACTAAAAGCAGGCGTATCTCCCTTCGGTGTGCCGTTGAATCAAGCAGTGGTTGCTTCTCAAGTCCACCACCCAACAGGTAACCAACTGATGGTTAAACTGATCGAAGCAGCGGAGAGCAAAGATGGTATTTTAACTGTCACTCAAGGCGTAAAGTTCACTGGAGCTAGCTTTGCTGAAGTGGAAGCTACTCTCAATGAGATGTACAAATCAGGTTATGTAAAAATAGATAACGACCCTAATACTGGAGCCGTTATCTACCATTTCCACGAACTTTAA
- a CDS encoding PEP-CTERM sorting domain-containing protein has translation MKLVPQLVLAATSVTLALGTVDGKSVSAAIINYAFTVDSPVNKGNGFFSFDDSTFSNEANPVAAIKSLSFQFDGDTVYTEQDDTKYPEFPVVFPTTSSTGQTYFGLDYLFNDKSNPSSSISYEIIGEDFTAFSRTSPDAELISGKVSYTQVPESTPLIGALFAFSLGWMMKKKVKV, from the coding sequence ATGAAATTGGTTCCCCAATTAGTGCTTGCTGCTACTAGTGTTACTTTAGCCCTTGGGACTGTAGATGGAAAATCTGTATCTGCTGCAATTATTAATTACGCTTTCACAGTTGATAGTCCGGTAAATAAGGGAAATGGCTTTTTTAGCTTTGATGACTCAACTTTTAGTAATGAAGCTAATCCAGTAGCAGCCATTAAATCACTCTCTTTCCAATTTGACGGTGATACTGTTTACACTGAACAAGATGATACCAAATATCCAGAGTTTCCTGTTGTATTTCCAACCACATCTTCAACAGGACAAACGTATTTCGGATTAGATTATTTATTCAATGATAAATCTAATCCTTCCAGTTCTATTAGTTACGAAATCATCGGTGAGGATTTTACAGCTTTCTCTAGAACTTCTCCAGATGCTGAACTCATATCAGGTAAAGTTTCGTATACACAAGTGCCTGAATCTACACCTTTAATTGGCGCTCTTTTTGCTTTTAGCCTTGGCTGGATGATGAAGAAAAAGGTTAAAGTCTAA
- a CDS encoding water stress protein WSP1, translating to MALYGYTIGEDRDQNPNNGKQLDVYRFLIPSAPTTSPITPTLVGTVNIAGTVTNADLEGLATNPATNRVSAVNEARATDLPNDPGPVIVVNNVDQPFAPAQVSPTRTPSNLVRFGFESGAGFSGQQNALYNISGNKTANLGGEQVGSSLYKITTANPGTISLVDAFGAPTTAAQIQGTQPTNPGKFADGLAIDNLNPGNTRAFASDFRTSDGNGNNLYKVDLLTGELSAPIALRNSSGQPLNVNADSDLSFTNSGSQRLIGWLETGAVYEITGYQDELTASGLGLGSATGTNGAGFATATLIGNVTLPNALASQPVQYEGFAIVNE from the coding sequence ATGGCTCTTTACGGCTATACCATTGGAGAAGATCGCGATCAAAACCCTAATAATGGCAAGCAACTTGACGTTTACCGCTTTTTGATCCCTTCCGCACCTACAACTTCACCTATTACTCCCACACTAGTAGGTACAGTCAATATTGCAGGTACTGTTACTAACGCAGATCTAGAAGGTTTGGCAACTAACCCCGCTACCAATAGGGTAAGTGCGGTTAACGAAGCACGGGCTACTGATCTTCCAAATGATCCAGGTCCTGTTATTGTCGTTAATAATGTAGATCAGCCTTTTGCTCCAGCCCAGGTTTCACCAACTCGTACACCATCTAACCTAGTGCGTTTTGGATTTGAGTCAGGTGCTGGCTTTAGTGGTCAACAAAATGCTCTGTACAACATTTCAGGAAATAAAACTGCTAATCTTGGTGGAGAACAAGTAGGAAGCTCACTTTATAAAATTACTACAGCTAATCCTGGAACTATTAGCCTTGTAGACGCTTTTGGCGCACCTACTACTGCTGCACAAATACAAGGAACTCAACCTACCAACCCTGGAAAATTTGCCGATGGATTAGCTATCGACAATCTCAATCCTGGTAATACTCGTGCTTTTGCTAGTGATTTCCGTACCAGTGATGGAAATGGAAACAATCTTTACAAAGTCGATCTGCTCACTGGTGAGCTATCTGCGCCGATTGCTCTGAGAAATTCTTCAGGGCAACCTTTGAATGTCAACGCAGATTCTGATTTGTCATTTACTAACAGTGGATCTCAAAGATTGATCGGTTGGCTGGAAACTGGTGCTGTCTATGAGATCACAGGCTATCAAGATGAACTTACTGCATCAGGTCTAGGTTTAGGTAGTGCCACAGGTACTAATGGCGCTGGCTTTGCAACTGCCACCTTAATTGGTAACGTTACTTTACCAAATGCTTTGGCATCACAACCCGTTCAGTATGAAGGCTTTGCAATTGTGAATGAATAA
- a CDS encoding alkaline phosphatase D family protein, giving the protein MVDYRNFEQFLHSRMKRRNLIIGAGALSGLAIANQFSSQRAMSADKPLRVYARSRFSNYPFTLGVASGEPYPSSVVLWTRLAPEPLNGGGMPLVNVPIRWEVATDPDMRRIVSRGTVLATPELAHSVRVVVEGLQSDTWYWYRFLVGQDASPIGRTRTAPLANSYLSKFNFALVSCQNYQQGFYTAYKYLAQDDLDLVVHVGDYIYEGGISNNGPRQHNSSEIFTLEDYRNRHALYKTDTNLQAAHAAFPWIVTWDDHEVENNYANDISEIDTEPDQNRAIFLQRRAVAYQAYYEHMPLRPFSRPFGPDMQLFRRLSFGNLATFHVLDTRQYRTDQPCGDGTKERCPENLDPNATITGKVQENWLYDGLNNSQSKWNILAQQVPIAQRDMTPGAGGTYSMDKWDGYVASRDRLMAFLGQRRPSNPVSLAGDVHSHWAMNLKANFDKPESATVGSEFVCSSITSGGDGADTNPTVEAYLPDNPHIKFFNGQRGYVRCALTPTTWKSDYLVMSNVTTPFGTISKRASFVVEDGRPEIQQA; this is encoded by the coding sequence ATGGTAGATTACCGGAATTTTGAGCAGTTCCTGCACAGTCGAATGAAACGACGGAACTTAATTATCGGAGCAGGAGCATTGTCTGGTTTAGCGATCGCTAACCAATTTTCTTCTCAAAGAGCGATGTCTGCCGACAAGCCGCTACGCGTCTACGCTAGAAGCAGATTTTCTAATTATCCTTTCACTTTGGGTGTAGCGTCGGGTGAACCCTATCCTAGCAGTGTAGTGCTGTGGACTCGTCTGGCTCCTGAACCCTTAAACGGAGGTGGAATGCCACTTGTTAATGTGCCAATTCGCTGGGAAGTAGCAACTGATCCCGACATGAGGCGCATTGTCTCCAGAGGTACGGTACTTGCAACTCCAGAACTAGCTCATTCAGTTAGAGTTGTGGTAGAAGGACTCCAATCTGATACTTGGTACTGGTATCGTTTTCTTGTTGGACAAGACGCTAGTCCTATTGGTCGTACTCGGACAGCGCCTCTAGCAAATAGCTATTTGAGTAAATTTAACTTTGCTCTAGTCTCCTGCCAAAATTATCAGCAGGGATTTTATACCGCCTACAAATATCTAGCACAGGACGACCTCGATTTAGTAGTGCATGTTGGTGATTACATCTATGAAGGGGGAATCTCAAACAATGGCCCCAGACAACACAATAGTTCAGAAATTTTCACCTTAGAAGATTACCGCAACCGTCACGCCCTCTATAAAACCGATACCAATCTCCAAGCAGCTCATGCAGCGTTTCCTTGGATTGTTACCTGGGATGATCACGAAGTAGAAAACAATTACGCCAACGACATCTCAGAAATTGATACTGAACCAGATCAGAATCGAGCAATTTTCCTCCAACGTCGGGCTGTTGCTTATCAAGCTTACTACGAACACATGCCACTGCGCCCCTTCTCGCGTCCTTTTGGCCCCGATATGCAACTTTTCCGTCGGCTCTCCTTTGGTAACTTAGCTACCTTCCATGTCCTAGATACCCGCCAATATCGCACCGATCAGCCCTGTGGTGATGGTACTAAAGAACGTTGCCCAGAAAACTTAGATCCGAATGCAACGATTACCGGTAAGGTGCAGGAGAATTGGCTATATGATGGTTTAAATAATTCACAGTCCAAGTGGAATATTTTGGCACAGCAGGTTCCGATCGCTCAAAGAGACATGACACCAGGAGCAGGCGGAACTTACAGCATGGATAAATGGGATGGTTATGTGGCTTCGCGCGATCGCCTCATGGCTTTCCTTGGACAGCGCCGCCCTTCTAATCCAGTATCCTTGGCAGGTGATGTGCATTCCCACTGGGCGATGAACTTGAAGGCTAACTTTGATAAGCCAGAATCCGCCACCGTTGGTAGTGAATTCGTCTGTTCTTCAATTACCTCCGGTGGCGATGGAGCAGATACTAATCCCACCGTTGAAGCTTACTTACCAGATAACCCACACATTAAGTTTTTCAACGGTCAACGGGGATATGTTCGCTGTGCGCTGACTCCTACAACCTGGAAGTCAGATTATTTAGTTATGTCAAATGTCACAACCCCATTTGGCACAATTAGTAAACGCGCTTCATTTGTGGTTGAAGATGGCCGTCCAGAGATACAACAAGCTTAA
- the acsF gene encoding magnesium-protoporphyrin IX monomethyl ester (oxidative) cyclase, which yields MVDSLKKPGFEEIRPGIKVPAKETLLTPRFYTTDFDEMARMDISVNEDELQAILEEFRTDYNRHHFVRDAEFDQSWDHIDGETRRLFVEFLERSCTAEFSGFLLYKELGRRLKDKSPVLAECFNLMSRDEARHAGFLNKALSDFNLSLDLGFLTKSRSYTFFKPKFIFYATYLSEKIGYWRYITIYRHLEAHPEDRVYPIFRFFENWCQDENRHGDFFDAIMKSQPQILNDWKARLWSRFFLLSVFATMYLNDIQRKDFYATLGLDAREYDIHVIKKTNENAGRVFPLMLDVENPEFYQRLDTCISNNEKLGAIANSSTPKFLQFFQKLPLYISNGWQLLRLYLMKPIDTVSAQGAVR from the coding sequence ATGGTAGATTCCCTCAAAAAACCAGGCTTTGAAGAAATCCGGCCAGGGATTAAAGTCCCGGCAAAAGAAACCCTGTTAACACCTCGGTTTTATACTACCGATTTTGATGAAATGGCGCGGATGGATATTTCCGTCAATGAAGACGAGTTACAAGCCATTCTCGAAGAGTTCCGCACCGACTACAACCGCCATCACTTTGTTCGGGATGCCGAGTTTGACCAATCCTGGGATCATATTGACGGGGAAACTCGCCGATTGTTCGTTGAGTTTCTAGAACGTTCTTGTACGGCAGAGTTTTCCGGCTTTTTGCTGTATAAAGAACTGGGTCGTCGCTTGAAAGACAAAAGCCCCGTCTTGGCAGAATGTTTTAACCTGATGTCACGGGATGAAGCACGTCACGCTGGCTTTTTGAACAAAGCTTTGTCGGACTTTAATCTGTCCCTAGATTTAGGGTTTTTGACTAAGAGCCGCAGTTATACCTTCTTTAAACCGAAATTCATCTTCTACGCTACTTATCTTTCTGAAAAGATTGGTTATTGGCGCTATATCACCATTTATCGCCATTTAGAAGCACATCCCGAAGACCGGGTTTATCCAATCTTCCGGTTCTTTGAGAACTGGTGTCAGGATGAAAACCGTCACGGCGATTTCTTTGATGCGATTATGAAATCCCAACCGCAAATATTGAATGATTGGAAAGCCAGGCTGTGGAGTCGGTTCTTCCTGTTGTCGGTGTTTGCGACAATGTATCTCAATGACATCCAACGCAAGGACTTTTATGCCACCCTTGGATTGGATGCGCGAGAATACGACATCCATGTAATTAAGAAGACTAACGAAAACGCAGGTCGAGTGTTCCCCCTGATGCTAGATGTAGAAAATCCAGAGTTTTATCAACGGTTGGATACTTGTATAAGCAATAACGAGAAGTTGGGTGCGATCGCTAACTCCAGCACTCCTAAATTCTTGCAATTCTTCCAAAAACTGCCGCTTTACATCTCTAATGGCTGGCAGTTATTACGCTTGTACCTAATGAAACCGATTGATACTGTTTCTGCTCAAGGGGCAGTTCGTTAA
- the aroA gene encoding 3-phosphoshikimate 1-carboxyvinyltransferase, translating into MDTIAIPALNRPVDATVEIPGSKSLTNRALLVAALAQGDSLLENALFSEDSEYFAKCVEQLGIPITLNPDLAQIRVAGRGGDIPAKQADLFVGLAGTAARFISALVALGNGEYRLDGVPRMRERPMGDLLTVLQTGGATVNFEGNSGFMPYTVYSQGFTGGNFRLKANQTSQQLSALLMIAPYAQQDTNIEVEGTLVSQSYVKMTCRLMADFGVEVIQIGDNQFQIKAGQRYQARHYTVEPDASNASYFFAAAAVTGGRVRVKHLTKQSCQGDILWLNVLEQMGCQIKDSDDYTEVTGPKQLQGIDIDMNDISDLVQTLGAIAPFASSTITIRNVEHIRYKETDRIKAVVTELRRLGVQVEEFPDQLKIEPGPVTPAAIETYHDHRMAMAFAVTGLKVPGIVIKDPGCTAKTFPDYFTRFFQMLEQ; encoded by the coding sequence GTGGATACCATTGCAATTCCTGCTCTAAATCGGCCAGTGGATGCCACGGTAGAAATTCCTGGTTCTAAAAGTCTTACTAATCGGGCGTTGCTTGTCGCAGCTTTGGCACAAGGTGACTCCCTTTTAGAAAATGCTTTATTTAGTGAAGATAGCGAGTATTTTGCCAAATGCGTAGAACAATTGGGCATTCCGATTACGCTAAATCCTGATCTGGCACAAATCCGAGTGGCGGGGAGAGGAGGCGACATTCCAGCGAAACAGGCAGATTTATTTGTGGGTTTGGCAGGTACAGCAGCACGATTTATCTCGGCGCTGGTAGCTCTGGGGAACGGCGAATATCGCCTAGATGGCGTTCCCAGGATGCGAGAACGACCGATGGGCGACTTGTTGACGGTGCTGCAAACGGGTGGAGCAACCGTTAACTTTGAGGGAAACTCTGGGTTTATGCCCTACACCGTCTATAGCCAAGGATTCACTGGCGGAAATTTTCGGTTGAAAGCCAACCAAACAAGTCAGCAACTTTCGGCATTGCTGATGATTGCCCCTTATGCTCAACAAGATACGAACATTGAGGTTGAGGGGACATTAGTTTCTCAATCTTACGTCAAAATGACCTGTCGTCTGATGGCAGATTTTGGCGTGGAGGTAATTCAAATCGGCGATAATCAATTTCAGATTAAAGCAGGTCAACGTTACCAAGCTCGACATTACACAGTAGAACCCGATGCGTCAAATGCTTCTTACTTTTTTGCCGCCGCCGCCGTCACGGGTGGACGGGTGCGCGTTAAACATTTGACCAAACAATCCTGTCAGGGTGATATTCTCTGGCTAAATGTTTTAGAACAGATGGGTTGTCAAATTAAAGATTCGGATGATTATACCGAAGTGACGGGGCCGAAGCAATTGCAAGGCATCGATATTGATATGAATGATATATCAGATTTGGTGCAAACATTAGGAGCGATCGCGCCTTTTGCCAGTTCAACGATTACCATTCGGAATGTGGAACATATTCGATACAAGGAAACCGATCGGATTAAAGCTGTGGTAACAGAGTTGCGTCGGCTAGGAGTCCAGGTTGAAGAATTTCCAGATCAACTGAAAATTGAGCCTGGCCCCGTTACCCCGGCGGCAATTGAAACTTATCACGATCATCGAATGGCGATGGCTTTTGCTGTCACTGGCTTGAAGGTTCCAGGGATTGTAATTAAAGATCCTGGCTGTACAGCGAAAACTTTTCCAGATTACTTTACCCGATTCTTCCAAATGTTAGAACAATAA
- a CDS encoding D-alanyl-D-alanine carboxypeptidase family protein — protein MKLTITKRKNITRDIKKATFISIVILMIFVIVASNEITHHKVAITAQPSNGCLSTDSLPCTDIFKKTTSEPFVPDPKLNAQQRFLSAIARKLLTVPQPGTYEYILLRAYGAVFVNQNVEIKLPQKNIFANEQETQEFQGTLIMAHVNGTRDCYLQKSAADALNKARIQQQIPLKSGYGSGDCTRTFNTNLRFWHKYANNQILAKVQQGKETKVLGLVAPPGTSQHLWGLAIDLRVSSKEQRKALNQNGWFQTVQNDVPHWTYVGLTEDNLPLFGFKKQVVQGITYWITPL, from the coding sequence ATGAAGCTCACCATTACGAAGAGAAAAAATATTACTAGAGATATCAAAAAGGCAACTTTCATCAGTATAGTTATTTTGATGATTTTTGTAATAGTAGCTAGTAATGAGATTACCCATCACAAAGTTGCTATAACCGCTCAACCATCAAACGGATGCTTGAGTACTGATTCGTTACCTTGTACAGATATCTTTAAAAAGACGACATCAGAACCGTTTGTTCCCGATCCAAAATTAAATGCTCAACAGCGTTTCTTATCTGCGATCGCTAGAAAATTACTCACAGTTCCCCAGCCTGGTACTTATGAATATATTTTGCTGCGAGCTTATGGCGCAGTCTTTGTAAATCAAAATGTCGAAATTAAACTACCGCAAAAAAATATTTTTGCTAATGAGCAAGAAACCCAAGAGTTTCAAGGTACTTTAATAATGGCTCATGTTAATGGCACTAGGGATTGCTATTTACAAAAATCGGCGGCTGATGCTTTAAATAAAGCGCGAATCCAGCAACAGATACCACTAAAATCTGGTTATGGTTCTGGTGATTGTACTCGCACTTTTAATACGAATTTAAGATTTTGGCACAAATATGCTAATAATCAAATTTTGGCAAAAGTTCAACAGGGCAAAGAAACAAAAGTTCTCGGTTTAGTTGCACCTCCTGGAACTTCACAGCATCTTTGGGGATTAGCAATTGATTTACGCGTAAGTAGTAAAGAACAAAGAAAAGCTCTTAATCAAAATGGTTGGTTTCAAACTGTACAAAATGATGTTCCACATTGGACTTATGTAGGTTTAACTGAAGATAATTTACCTCTGTTTGGTTTTAAGAAACAAGTTGTCCAGGGCATTACTTATTGGATTACGCCACTTTAA